In the genome of Diabrotica undecimpunctata isolate CICGRU chromosome 2, icDiaUnde3, whole genome shotgun sequence, the window AACTCTGAATAAATAAAGTCAAATAAATAGAATAGAGTGCAAAAAGGCACCGAACCATCACCGGACATTTTACGGTAGGTCTAGTTGTAataaaatggaaataaaacaagaaattagCGACGAAACATGTAAAGTAGAAATACAGGATAATGTCTTGGATGCTGTTCTTCTGGGAGACTTTAAATGTGAAATTAAGAAGGAATCCAATACACAAGGTACATATTATGATTATTTAGACTTAAAGAAATCTTCCATaaatactgaaataaaacaacttgGAAATAACCTTAACCCATTTGAAGTAAACTGAAAACGGTTAGTAAGGATAATTCCTGTAAGCCCTAGTTAGAAGTAGTATAAATAGTAGTAACTGTTTGTTTTATCAGCTAATATAATtttgaccttaaatacaatttaaGGTCATATAAGAATTATATTACAAATTAAAAACCAAGTTACAAATTAAACTAACAATTACAAATTAAAAACTAAGTTAAAGGATATTTTGTTAACAAAAGAAAGATGAACCACCGAAAAAGACAAATTAATctaatttacagtatttataccTTGTCCACATTttgttacaatattatttttttaaaattccttTCCTTTTTCCTGGTTTCACCACAAAATGTCAGTTTTTAACAGCTTATAAATAGTTGATGTATTGTTATAAGgagttgtaatattttatgtacctttacatatttatttatgtttattttctgAATTCCTATCCCTATATAAGTATAAGATAGCTTtaactattgttatatttttatggaaaattttaaaagaactatTCTGTAATGTTGGAGCTCTTACATATTCTGCTCTTTTATAATACTTTGTATAGAACAGTACTGCAAGGTCATTCAAGGTGTTTTATGAGtacattatttcatattttaatgaGAATTGTGCTACAGTTCACAAATCTAGAAGTAGGTTGTACTTCTAATTCTGTTTTAAAAATGTGACTCatattcatatatattatgtttcACAGTCATTGTGGAACCTCTTTGTGCAACACTTTGTGACTGTCTTTATACTACACCACAATGTTATTGGTTCTTTTGTTGTTGATATGCTTGTATTGAATGATTTTAGGGCTACATTAAAAGACAACAGGACTGAGTATTACATGTATAGAAGACAGAAACTGGTGTCTTAAATTTTATTAGGGTTCTATTTGATTATtgcatttctttgtttttatacatattaatttTGCCTTATACTCAAATGTTTATATTATAGCTGGTTTGCATTTTAGGTTATCtccaagatgaaaacaaaatagaaagTAAAGAGACACTGTTTGAATGCTCATCTTATGAAGGAAATTATATGAGTCGACATGCTGAAGAAagaacattaaataaaaatataaaagatgtgACTAGACAAAGACCttgcaagtgtgaaatttgctttaagtgGTTTAGTAAAGCAGGtaatttaaaaagacatttggAAATACATACTGgaaaaaaaccttacaagtgttataagtgtgaaatttgttttaagtggTTTAGTAGACTAAGTACTTTGAAAATACATTCGaaagtgcacactggggaaaaatcatatgagtgtgaaatttgtttgaagcagtTTGGTGTAGCAAGTAGTTTAAAAACGCATATGAtggtacacactggagaaaaaccttacaagtgtgaaacttgtttGAAGCAGTTTGTTACTAAAActtatttgaaaacacatttgagagtacacactggggTAAAACCTTACAAATGtgacatttgttttaagcagtttactttTGCAAGTAGTATGAAAATTCATTTAacagtgcacactggagaaaaacgttacaagtgtgagatttgttttaagcagtttagtcaaCCAAATCATTTGAAAACACATTCtagagtgcacactggggaaaaaccttacacatgtgaaatttgttttaagcagtcaAGTTCCGCAAGAAATTTGAAAATACACTTGAgaacgcacactggagaaaagccttacaagtgtgagatttgttttaaacagtttgctTTTGCAACTAGTATGAAAATTCATTTAacagtgcacactggagaaaaaccttataagtgtgagatttgttttaagcagtttaatcAATCAAATCATTTGAAAATACATTCTAGaatgcacactggggaaaaactttacacatgtgaaatttgttttaagcagttaaGGTCAGCAAGAAATTTGAAAATACACTTgagaacacacactggagaaaagccttacaagtgtgaaatttgtttaaagcagttttctCATAAAAGTAATTTGAAAACTCATTTGAGaacacatactggagaaaaaccttcttcttcttcttcttcttaaagtgccctctcctcaatggaggttggctactacaattttaaaatcttttctatcttcagctgttcttattagctgttcaaaatttagccctgtccattgtcggatgtttctgagccacgatagtcttttccttcctaggcctctctttccctcgatttttcctttcactataagttgggcatattggtacttattatttctcagtatgtggcctaggtatgatgtttttctaacttttactgtgttaaaaagttctctttccttgcctattctatgcagcacttcttcgtttgaaaAACCTTACTAGTTTGAAATTTGTTTAAGCAATTTTCTCAGAAAACTAATTTCAAACTGCATACTAAAGAAAAACCTTAGACATGTGGAATTTGTTTTAAGTTGTTTTCttacaaaatattttgaaaatacatttaGGGTGTACAGTGAAAAAAAATTTGGTTTAAGCAGGTTTCTCAAGTATTTAatatgagattgcacactggagaatgCAAAACTTGACTGAAACCTTAAATTCTTTTTGCTCGTTTCTTAATTATTGCAGTTCCCAATCTACTTCATTAATAGCTTTTGCATCTTCTGCCATTGCTAGTAACCTATGTCATACTCACTTCTTAATTTTAAAGGCATCTTATTTCTcggaaaagttttattttagtaaacATTCTCCAAAGAACAAAATGATTCTAAATGGTAATAAAATAGACCTTGATTTATTACCTTGATCCATTACTTCTCCTATTTGGAGAATTATTGTAAACAGAGTCTAAAGCGCctattgtaattttttcaatttgtAATTTACTATCTTTCTGTTTGTTGTCTGTagcatgttttttatttattgcttttatattttttggtttattcTATCATTTGTATCAATGTTTTATATGTAATTGGGTGGTAtctgttaataaataataaataaataaatgtattattgTGACTGACAGCACAGAAAAAGTAAACTTCCCATCAGCTTGTCACAAAGCTGCTTTTTATTAGCATTCTAGTATTAGTGGAATATGTATTTCACTATAGTCTAGGAACCGGGAGGGGAAGGGATTTTGAGTGTGCACTTTTATATTTCCTTGGACATTgacattttttatataaactgCGAGGCATAAGTCAGGCATAtagctaaaaattaaataaacaaaaattatataaagtttttttattcaaagaaataaatgattaaattaagTTAATAAGTTGGTTTTAGTTTATTACCCCAAGAAACGAACCCGAAAAATCACTTGAAAATTCGAAAAATTTCTGAGTGCTGTTTTTTAACTGGAATAGAATATCTGGGGGAAGTCAATAGAAAAGTTATGTCAGCTCGTTGGTATCGAAATTTTTACAGCGTCATAGTTTTTATTAACGTTTAAGCAAAAAAGCTACTTTAttcattcatttcaatattgtgaaaaaatTATGAATTCTAGATAAAAATATTCAATAGATGAATTTCTTgaaaatgagattttctaaattaaaaaatgtttataaactgaaaagttattgcaaattaaacccgAAAGTAAGCATTTGCTCTTTTGGCAGCAAGTTGCTATGGGATGTAAATTATATCTCACTGGGTGTACATATTCTGTAATTGTGGTTGCATTGTAGTAATGGACAAAAGAAATCATAGGGCACCTGCTTAAACCTTTTTAGTGGAGACGACAGATCAATGGACAACCTTACAAGAATTGGTGAAATCTTACATAATCCTTTATTTAACTGACGTGGATTAACAACAGGATGCAGAGTTGCAGCAAGAtgcaaacttactatgaggaaaaatgtaaaaaaaagagatagaagatcttcagaacaaatacgacctatataacctacataaaaaggttaaagaaatggcagggctgcaaaaaagaaaccacaacacaacttttttagataaaaatggaaatactatgataacgactgacgaaaagctaaaacgatggaaagaatatacGGAAGAGCTCTTcaacgacgaaagaggaaacctacaagacatatctttcgaggactgaggaacaagtatagaaattacaaaggaagaaatattgtatgaactaaagaacaccagaaccggaaaaagcccggggccagatcaactgcctattgatatccttaaaataatagaaaatgagtacatggatgtcctcttaaagctctttaatgaaatttatcagtcgggtgacatacccaatgaatggttgaccttaacatttatttgtctcccaaaaaagaaaatactagaGAATGTAccgaccaccgcaccataagcctgatATCTCACACACTCCAAATGTTTTTAtaaagatcatccataaacgcatttaccaaatacttaATATGGCTATTGTAGAAATTCAATTTGAATTACGTAGAGGCGTATATACCCGTGAAAGTCtttttgcattcaacgtactaatccagagatgcttggatgtgaaccaagctatgtacgtctgtttcgattacaacaaggctttcgataaagtccgtcacaaagagctaatggacgtcctcaaagcaaaacaattacaatacaatgaccttcgaattataacaaatctatattataaatagcaggcacacatacgcattaCTGAACACACATTAGAAGAGTTcaaaattaaaagaggagtgcgacaggggtgtgtattgttaCCAGTACTATTCAATGCAAACTCtgaaggaattataaaaagagctcttgagggagaaacagcaggaatagaGGTCAATGGAACATCAATTAagaatattagatatgcggacgatactatcataatagcagaccACCTCCAAAAgttaatgaacaagatagttgagtatggagaagaatatggattatcaataaacatcaagaaaactaaatttatgaggatatcaaaaacccagaATAGTGATGAAAGCCTGACGaaattaacggtaaaactttgGAACAAGTTGAAAGCTaaaattatcttggcacaataattaatcacacaaacgattactccgttatgagaatatcagtagaaaaaactaaatgtacctatagtgatcagtaaagagccgcgtagatgcaaactagaaatagacggcaaaattatagaacaagtaataaaattcaattacctaggagtagagatcactagtgaagggatataagaacagaggcaacaaggcaagcatcaaaagcggcaagagtaagtggttgcctccgagaaaccatatggagaaacaaatatctgaccacggaaagcaaaatgaaagtgtataagacaacagtaagaccaatcctaacatatgcagcggagacaaggacccgtacaagaaagacgaaacaacaaatcaataatatcgaaatgaaagtattaagatcaatagcgggcatataaTTAAGaaacagacaaaccaacagaagcatgtaacatttaaatattgcaaaccatcaagacacgaaagctgcaatacctggggtaTGTTATGCGTAAtcaaagatacaacatacttcaattaattatacaaggaaaaatccagggcaagagaagtgtaggaaggagaagtaTCTCATGGTTGAGGGAATGATACgaatgcacatcaatcgaactatccagagcggcagcatctaagatcagaatagccatcaTGATGATTGctaacctccgtagcggagatggtggcacgtaaagaagaagaaggattaaCATGGAGGTCCACTATCAACAACTCTGTTAAATGTGATAccttaaaagaataattataaaaaacaacTTATTATATATAAGGGCttataataattaaggaaaaaaaagacaaaatacattaTAATGGGAGAAACATAAAACAGGAAGATATTGGAAGTGGGAGAAAATACATCATGTCCAAAAGGGTTTCAGAATTTACTTATGTGGGTGTAAAAATGGACGAAAAGGTATGTGCGGAACAGGAAATAAAGGCAAGAATAgcaaaaggaaaaaaaatagaATTTGCAAAACTTATTAGACCTATAGCCACATATGCATGTGAAATAAGGTTAATTATGAAAACATAATTACTTTTAGAaacccacaaggaaactaaatccctgtagttggctgtataccatgtatcacaaaaaattttatttaaaaaattcctttatagaaggtatattaatataaaaaccctatTGGGATACATCGCAGAACATTTTCATAAGAGCTATTCCATcaatcagtgctatctggatttacatgtttgaagccacttaatatgtgggtaaaaacgcTTTAAATGTAGTTAGATTaacttttatatttaaaacctatgatgtttaagttataaaagaAATTGATCACATGGCAAGGCAACATAGGACTCCACTGGGGTTACTAGTCGTTAGACcaagtgtctgtgaggacttgtttATAGCAAAAATGCCACTGCTTGTTCGCATTGTTTTTAtccttaccaaaaaaaaaactatgcaaaTGAATATCAAGATatatttaagataaatattaacaaaactaGGTACAGTAATTTACAtactaaatctacatttcaagaaataaatcTAAAATCGATGAGGTCTTATAGGCTTCTCTACATCAAATAATTCAGGGTCTTGTAAAAACACAGGTTCTTTTAGGTAATAAGCCATTAGACCCGCAAACTGTGCTTTCACTATTTCCTTTTCAACTTTTTGTTGTTGCCGTTTGCACAAACCAGTAATGTGTCTGCCATAAATACGTCCTGTGTATGGAGATTGAAATTGTGAAAGTAACCTAACGTTTTTGTAATCCGGTTCTATTTTATGTTTACATAAAATACACTGAACTTTTTCTTTCTCATATGGATTTTCCATTTCGAAATCAGGGGCATCGACGTTGGTGCTGCTAGATCGAACAAAACCATATCCTgcaaaaataattttactaaaCGTTCAGAAGTAAATCAACAACTtactattttttaatatatgtgaCGAGAAACGTCGAAATACGTTCATTTTTAACTCGAaacgttatttttatttaactaaaaaatacaaaagtaaacTAGGTTATGTTTACTTTCTTTCTACACGGACTACACGTCTTCTTGTTTTTTGATCTGTCCCTTTCAATTTCACCACTACTTTGATTTTTTGGACATTTTTAAAGTACATAGCCCTCTAGTAAGGTAAGTCCTATAGAAAGATTTAGGAGAGAATTTCTAACGCCAAATGCGGACGGGCCGAAACTAATCTCATTTGGTGACGTTTAAAACAGGTTCTGAATTTTAGGCGGCCAAACTCAAAAAGTATGCTAATAAcggaaaataagaaataaaaacttattctatgccaaaaaatataGTATACACTTACGCATtcttatatataaatgtataacataatatCAGACAGAGTATATATTTTGATACAATAaagcttttatttattattttatggcccattctgttttccattacattaacaaaCCAAGGTCCcgaaacaacaaaataaaacacagatcctaacacttgtttatttgtataattttctttggtaaagtATAGTCAAAAAATATTCTCCTCCTCCTCGTTCCTTAAAGTCCTTTTGTCAGGGTGAGGGTGGGCGCACTcaaaatattgttagcttgctgtaTCCATACTCAattggctgcgatcctgtacCAGATGTACaacttcatgtagggattttttcACCAATCTTCATTTAATCTTCCCATCGTGTTGGATATCTTCCTATTGATAAACACATATAAATGCCTGTATGTTCATTAGTACGTACTTTCTAAAATACTGTTACTCAAAGGACCATCTGTAGATAATAAATTGTAAACTTTATTATCTACAGATGGTCCTTGATCGTCTTGATTGATTGACAGATGGTTCGATGATCGCAGAAACATTTCTGCGATCTTGCTCTTCAGGATCAACACAATCACAAATTAGTATTAGTGTGCAACTATTGCTCAGAAGTAGAATAAATGAAAGCCCATGAAAGtctataataatgaaatattaataaaattaagaatgtatgACTTTTTGTCTGTAAAATAAGGCAAGTAGTATACAAATAAAAGTTTCATATTGGTTAAGATTTAAAGGTAATTTAACTACATACAGAAGcaaaatgtacaaaatagtaTTGAGTTTGTATTTACTAACAAAAGTTTGGTATAATTAATGCTGTTCTTACATGGTGTTTGTAAAATAAACTCCTAACTCTCAGAATGTTTAACAGCTAACTTCGTCCAACTTTTAACAACTAACTTTCACCCATccacaaaaaatattctattgatTTTTTCGATCTGAGTACTATACCATTTGCACGATACACAGAGTGTACCATTTGGGTATTGTTCTGTGATTGTACATTGTATCTTCTTCGCTTTTAGCAATGTTGCCATTAACACACTTTTTTCGGTGGAAACTCAAAATTCTTTGGAAAtaagttattgtaaatttaagTACATCGTCATACGTTTCTTGCTGTCATATTGGTCATATCACAGtattgttgtctatactgtggtCATACCTTCACCTAACGTGACTAGTAGCGCCGTCGCCATTATAAACGTCTGGGCCCATGCAATTCACTCTCCCCACTTGTCATATTTTACTTACACTACTAGTTGTGGTATTTACTGTGGAGATTTTTGACATATGGGTCAAGTCACGTCAAgtttaagcgtctatattctttggtaccaCTGTACCAGCTCCATGCCTACAACTCTACACTGACAatcacaaaacaacaaaatatatttgtcCTGTCATATTTCCTGAAACcgtaaaattaaatgaaaatttaagaTGCAGTCTTCGAGTGGTATGGTACATGGTTATCCAGGAGGTCCTGGATTACAATGGAGCCCCGATAAAAAGCATAGCGATCGCGAAAGGTAAATACTATTAATATTTTAAGTATAACCTAAAAATTGCAACACATATGTTTTAGGTGGATATGTATTTATCCTGCTtacattaacaacaaaaaaacatTGGCACAAGGGAGAAAAATAGCCAAAGAAAGATGCGTGGAAAATCCTACTCATCAGGAAATTCGTGATGTTCTGGTGGCGGCTGGTTTGAAAGTGGGTGTTGAAAACAAATTGTACAGTAGGGAGAGAAGTAAAGAAATGTTATATCGTGGTAGAATAAGAATACAGTTAAAAAATGACGATGGTAGTTTGTGTAATGACGGTTTCCCTACCAGAGAAAGCATTATGTATCATTTAGGAGACATGATTCCCAAACTGAAAAGCAGGCAAAATAAAAGCTCAGGCGAGGCTCCTCAGCAAGCATCTACTGGTACTAAAGGCAAGGGGAAAGGAAAAGGACGGagataataaatatttgaaaaaatatataattgttaatttgtaataaaatataatcCTACTTGTGTTGAATTATTCCACAATTTTCATGAAAAATGGCCAAATTTATGGATTCAAGTTTAtgcaatgaaaaaaatatattttctttcatcATTTAAGGTCCAAGGCATAATTTCTAAATCtaa includes:
- the LOC140433988 gene encoding uncharacterized protein, with product MEIKQEISDETCKVEIQDNVLDAVLLGDFKCEIKKESNTQGYLQDENKIESKETLFECSSYEGNYMSRHAEERTLNKNIKDVTRQRPCKCEICFKWFSKAGNLKRHLEIHTGKKPYKCYKCEICFKWFSRLSTLKIHSKVHTGEKSYECEICLKQFGVASSLKTHMMVHTGEKPYKCETCLKQFVTKTYLKTHLRVHTGVKPYKCDICFKQFTFASSMKIHLTVHTGEKRYKCEICFKQFSQPNHLKTHSRVHTGEKPYTCEICFKQSSSARNLKIHLRTHTGEKPYKCEICFKQFAFATSMKIHLTVHTGEKPYKCEICFKQFNQSNHLKIHSRMHTGEKLYTCEICFKQLRSARNLKIHLRTHTGEKPYKCEICLKQFSHKSNLKTHLRTHTGEKPSSSSSS
- the mRpS18C gene encoding small ribosomal subunit protein bS18m — encoded protein: MNVFRRFSSHILKNRYGFVRSSSTNVDAPDFEMENPYEKEKVQCILCKHKIEPDYKNVRLLSQFQSPYTGRIYGRHITGLCKRQQQKVEKEIVKAQFAGLMAYYLKEPVFLQDPELFDVEKPIRPHRF
- the Srp19 gene encoding signal recognition particle 19 kDa protein, which encodes MQSSSGMVHGYPGGPGLQWSPDKKHSDRERWICIYPAYINNKKTLAQGRKIAKERCVENPTHQEIRDVLVAAGLKVGVENKLYSRERSKEMLYRGRIRIQLKNDDGSLCNDGFPTRESIMYHLGDMIPKLKSRQNKSSGEAPQQASTGTKGKGKGKGRR